One Fretibacterium sp. OH1220_COT-178 DNA window includes the following coding sequences:
- the mce gene encoding methylmalonyl-CoA epimerase: protein MKPTVVDHIGIAVSSIEKSLAFWEGTLGIRCTGVEEVQEQKVKTAFLPLKDTEVELLEPTAEDSPVAKFIAKKGEGIHHLAIRVEDLEAALAELKEKGVRLIDEKPRKGAGGALIAFIHPAATGGVLLELSQR from the coding sequence ATGAAGCCGACGGTAGTCGACCATATAGGAATAGCGGTGAGCAGCATCGAGAAGTCCCTGGCCTTTTGGGAGGGGACGCTCGGAATCCGGTGTACGGGGGTGGAGGAGGTCCAGGAACAAAAGGTCAAGACGGCCTTTCTGCCCCTGAAGGATACGGAGGTCGAGCTTCTCGAACCGACGGCGGAGGACAGCCCCGTCGCCAAGTTCATCGCCAAGAAGGGGGAGGGGATCCACCATCTGGCCATTCGGGTGGAGGACCTGGAGGCCGCCCTGGCGGAGCTCAAGGAGAAGGGCGTGCGCCTGATCGACGAGAAGCCCCGCAAGGGGGCTGGAGGGGCGCTGATCGCCTTCATCCATCCCGCTGCGACGGGTGGCGTACTGCTGGAGCTCTCCCAGCGCTGA
- a CDS encoding lysophospholipid acyltransferase family protein, whose translation MGARKGTRVDKYGVSLLTGLVRRLPHRLAVAFGGLLGRLLWALSWRKVDRCEVRCVAALGVGVTVARSIVRRSFENLGRSAAEFVRLDRMMPGLRETMAIEGSEHLDRALARGRGALLMAAHIGNWELAGARMVLEGYPVVPLYTPQRNRGGINDLIQRQRTVVAGMRMIPSEGAGLREAFRTLKRGGIVGFLQDLDARAEGVPVPFLGLPASAADGIVKLHVKFGAPVVPILYFRRPDGLRHTIVIQEILSDRPDPDGRPFGTDMAKSLRMCHNVLEDWVRTYPDQWLWLVDRWESTLR comes from the coding sequence GTGGGGGCCAGGAAAGGGACGCGTGTCGACAAATACGGGGTCTCCCTGCTGACCGGGCTCGTGCGGCGCCTGCCCCACAGGCTCGCCGTGGCGTTCGGCGGGCTTTTGGGGCGCCTGCTCTGGGCCCTGAGCTGGCGTAAGGTCGACCGGTGCGAGGTGCGCTGTGTCGCGGCCCTGGGGGTGGGGGTCACCGTGGCTCGGAGTATCGTTCGGAGGTCCTTCGAGAACCTGGGACGCTCGGCCGCCGAGTTCGTCCGGCTGGACCGGATGATGCCCGGCCTGCGCGAGACGATGGCGATCGAGGGGAGCGAGCATCTCGACCGGGCCTTGGCGCGCGGACGCGGCGCGCTCCTGATGGCGGCCCACATCGGCAACTGGGAGCTCGCGGGAGCGCGAATGGTCCTGGAGGGGTATCCCGTCGTGCCGCTCTACACCCCCCAGCGCAACCGCGGCGGGATCAACGACCTCATTCAACGTCAGCGCACGGTCGTCGCCGGGATGAGGATGATCCCCAGCGAGGGGGCCGGGCTGCGCGAGGCCTTCCGTACCCTGAAACGCGGCGGGATCGTGGGATTTCTTCAGGATCTGGATGCGCGCGCGGAGGGGGTCCCGGTCCCCTTTCTGGGGCTCCCGGCCAGTGCGGCCGACGGGATCGTGAAGCTGCACGTCAAGTTCGGCGCTCCGGTCGTCCCCATCCTGTATTTTCGCCGTCCCGACGGCTTGAGGCACACGATCGTCATTCAGGAGATCCTGAGCGACAGGCCCGATCCGGACGGCAGGCCTTTCGGGACGGATATGGCAAAGTCCCTTCGAATGTGTCATAATGTGCTGGAGGATTGGGTCAGAACCTATCCCGACCAGTGGCTGTGGCTCGTGGACCGCTGGGAGTCCACCCTCCGATGA